From a single Pseudopipra pipra isolate bDixPip1 chromosome 15, bDixPip1.hap1, whole genome shotgun sequence genomic region:
- the KIF20A gene encoding kinesin-like protein KIF20A has translation MAEALTSPGLFSDDEVAASPVLESTATGFGADLRKDLLSEFSAISPDLESSQAVAEDNNGKLKVYLRVRPLKSTEVEKGEDQGCVCIENSETLLLKAPKNSFTMRCMERGVGQALHRFSFTRIFGPDVGQKLFFDETMKQVIKDVLNGQNCLVYTYGITNSGKTHTIQGTNQDGGILPRSLATIFNSVGDQLYQAMDLKPSLSNEVIWLDSRQVKQEETKKQMMLQGGLWEEELLTPLKRSCSAESQLQATTSGSFDSGVAGLSSSSQLTSRSDVSQTEELGPLWADLDRISLTSAGNVQFSIWVSFFEIYNELIYDLLDPSLSGQNRKRQTLRLCEDQTGNPYVKDLNWFNVQDANEAWKLLKLGRKNQSFASTHMNQNSSRSHSVFSIRILHLQRGGSEVVPKISELSLCDLAGSERCKDQKSGDRMKEANNINTSLHTLGRCIAALRQNQQSRTKQMVVPFRDSKLTRVFQGFFTGRGRSCMIVNINQCASTYDETLYVAKFSAIASQLVQMPPTKLGFPSLQSIIKEHSRRTSQGAEAKEEVDSEEDEDTEDEADVSMYEKKDLLRAAEAARELLVQERLKKLQLEMRLREEICNEMMDYMQQKEQWWSQHVDAQREQLEELYEEKLTILKELLTDHYQEKIQERDEEILELQATLRETREKLESLDTKEKDSEQGLRRSKRVATSSSTVQKELADTKARLEQCQRELHTTTAELHRYQKLVEPPPSARPITMDVDRKLEDGQKNVRLLRSELQKIGESLQSAERACCHSTGAGKLREALCTCDDILARQDQTLAELQNNMMLVKLDLRKKAACIAEQYHTVQKLQAPPTSTLKKRFCANRENVQPNQPPGKKPFLHNLLTRSATRPVAARGWQLRSVAL, from the exons ATGGCAGAAGCACTTACCTCCCCAGGGCTGTTCTCTGACGATGAGGTTGCAGCTTCCCCTGTGCTTGAGTCCACAGCAACTGGGTTTGGGGCTGATTTGCGTAAAGACCTGCTGTCAGAGTTCTCTGCCATCTCCCCAGACCTGGAGAGCTCCCAG GCTGTAGCTGAAGACAATAATGGCAAATTAAAGGTCTATCTAAGAGTTCGACCTCTGAAATCTACAGAAGTGGAAAAAGGGGAAGACCAG GGCTGTGTCTGCATTGAGAACTCAGAGACCCTTCTTCTAAAAGCTCCTAAGAACTCCTTCACCATGCGGTGCATGGAACGTGGAGTGGGACAAGCATTGCATAGGTTCTCTTTCACTCGG ATCTTTGGACCAGACGTGGGGCAGAAATTGTTCTTTGATGAGACAATGAAACAGGTGATAAAGGATGTACTGAATGGGCAGAACTGTCTGGTTTATACCTATGGCATCACCAATTCAGGGAAGACTCACACGATTCAGG GCACCAACCAAGATGGGGGGATTCTGCCTCGCTCTTTGGCAACCATCTTCAACAGTGTGGGGGACCAGCTGTACCAAGCCATGGACCTGAAGCCTTCCCTCTCCAACGAGGTGATCTGGCTGGACAGCAGGCAGGTGAAGCAGGAAGAGACCAAGAAGCAGATGatgctgcaggggggtctctgggaG GAGGAGCTGTTAACGCCACTGAAGAGGAGTTGCAGTGCTGAATCTCAGCTCCAGGCCACCACCAGTGGCAGTTTTGACAGTGGAGTTGCTGGCCTCTCTTCATCCAGCCAACTCACCAGCCGTTCAGACGTCAGCCAGACTGAAG aactgGGCCCTCTCTGGGCTGATTTGGATCGAATTTCACTCACCAGCGCAGGAAATGTGCAGTTCTCCATCTGGGTTTCCTTCTTTGAGATTTACAATGAGTTAATCTATGACTTGTTAGACCCAAGTCTCTCTGGACAGAACCGCAAGCGGCAAACACTGCGGCTCTGCGAGGACCAAACTGGCAACCCCTATGTGAAAG ATCTGAACTGGTTCAATGTCCAGGACGCTAATGAAGCCTGGAAGCTCCTGAAACTGGGTCGGAAAAACCAGAGTTTTGCCAGCACCCACATGAACCAGAACTCCAGTCGCAG TCACAGTGTTTTCTCCATTCGGATTCTGCACTTGCAAAGAGGTGGCAGTGAAGTTGTTCCAAAAATCAGCGA GTTATCCCTGTGTGACCTGGCAGGGTCTGAGCGCTGCAAGGACCAGAAGAGTGGGGACCGAATGAAAGAAGCCAACAACATCAACACCTCCCTGCACACACTGGGCCGCTGCATCGCCGCTCTCCGCCAGAACCAGCAGTCCAG GACAAAGCAGATGGTGGTTCCATTCCGGGACAGCAAGTTGACCCGTGTGTTCCAGGGGTTCTTCACTGGGCGTGGGCGCTCCTGCATGATTGTCAACATCAACCAGTGTGCGTCCACTTATGATGAGACTCTGTATGTAGCCAAGTTCTCAGCCATTGCCAGCCAG CTTGTGCAGATGCCTCCCACAAAGCTGGGATTTCCATCCCTACAATCCATCATCAAAGAGCACAGCAGGAGAACCAGCCAGGGGGCAGAGGCAAAGGAAGAAGTGGACTCAGAAGAAGACGAAGACACTGAGGATGAGGCAGATGTCTCCATGTATGAGAAGAAG GACTTGCTGCGTGCAGCAGAAGCTGCACgagagctgctggtgcaggagcggctgaagaagctgcagctcGAGATGCGCCTGCGTGAGGAGATCTGCAATGAGATGATGGATTACATGCAACAGAAGGAGCAGTGGTGGAG CCAACACGTGGATGCTcagagggagcagctggaggaactGTACGAGGAAAAACTGACTATCCTGAAGGAGTTATTGACCGACCATTACCAGGAGAAGATCCAG GAGCGTGATGAGGAGATTTTGGAGCTCCAAGCTACTCTGCGGGAGACCAGAGAAAAATTGGAAAGTCTGGATACTAAGGAAAAGGACTCGGAGCAAGGCTTACGTCGATCCAAGCGAGTGGCTACCTCCTCATCTACTGTGCAGAAGGAGCTGGCAGATACCAAAGCCAGACTGGAGCAGTGTCAAAGGGAGTTACATACCACGACTGCAG AGTTGCACAGGTACCAGAAATTAGTGGAGCCACCGCCCTCTGCCAGACCCATTACTATGGATGTAGACAGGAAGCTGGAGGATGGACAGAAG AATGTCAGGTTGCTGCGTTCAGAGTTACAAAAAATTGGGGAGTCTCTCCAGTCTGCAGAGCGAGCGTGCTGccacagcacaggagcagggaagctCCGAGAAGCCCTCTGCACGTGTGATGACATTCTGGCCAGACAG GACCAAACCCTGGCAGAACTGCAGAACAACATGATGCTGGTCAAGCTGGACCTGCGCAAGAAGGCGGCCTGCATTGCCGAGCAGTACCACACGGTGCAGAAGCTCCAGGCTCCTCCAACATCCACCCTCAAGAAACGCTTCTGTGCCAACAGGGAAAATGTACAACCTAATCAGCCCCCTGGTAAAAAGCCCTTCCTGCACAACCTCCTGACGCGTTCGGCCACCCGTCCTGTTGCTGCCAGAGGGTGGCAACTTCGTTCAGTCGCTCTATGA